The following proteins are co-located in the Microbacterium sp. Clip185 genome:
- a CDS encoding YybH family protein has product MTSPVTSLDQLPAEFARRFNARDLTALTALNAPGAVFVPAPGQPVTGDLAVAGALEQFLAIGLPISMTVRNVFVNGAVGLAIADWKLEGTAADGSQVALGGSTADVAVFDEEHGWRYAIDNPFGTV; this is encoded by the coding sequence ATGACCTCCCCCGTCACCTCGCTCGACCAGCTTCCCGCCGAGTTCGCCCGACGCTTCAACGCGCGCGATCTCACCGCACTGACTGCCCTCAACGCGCCCGGCGCGGTCTTCGTCCCCGCGCCCGGACAGCCGGTCACCGGCGACCTCGCGGTCGCGGGCGCCCTGGAGCAGTTCCTCGCGATCGGCCTGCCGATATCGATGACCGTGCGCAACGTCTTCGTCAACGGCGCCGTCGGCCTCGCGATCGCCGACTGGAAGCTCGAGGGAACCGCCGCAGACGGCAGCCAGGTCGCCCTCGGCGGCAGCACAGCCGACGTCGCCGTCTTCGACGAGGAGCACGGCTGGCGCTACGCGATCGACAACCCATTCGGCACCGTCTGA
- a CDS encoding RNA polymerase sigma factor, which translates to MSSASPASSGPHAALEAMIRSDPQRLRRRSISLGVDPSDADDVAQDAVMRAWRAVERIHSPEPGQMCSWLDTIARSAAYDLARHRGRHHVGPLVDDRGGDADIAIDVETRLLLTGALGAINDLSDDLRRPLLLSVVDGLSSAEIADRLGLSAAAVRQRVARARKALATCRKAGMEAGD; encoded by the coding sequence ATGTCGTCAGCGTCACCCGCCTCGTCCGGCCCTCATGCCGCCCTCGAGGCGATGATCCGGTCCGACCCGCAACGCCTGCGGCGGCGCTCCATCTCGCTGGGAGTCGATCCGTCCGACGCGGACGATGTCGCGCAGGACGCGGTCATGCGCGCCTGGCGCGCGGTCGAGCGCATCCATTCGCCGGAGCCCGGACAGATGTGCTCGTGGCTCGACACGATCGCCCGAAGTGCCGCCTATGACCTCGCCCGGCACCGAGGGAGGCACCACGTCGGTCCGCTCGTCGATGACCGCGGCGGTGACGCCGACATCGCCATCGACGTCGAGACACGGCTCCTGCTGACCGGCGCGCTCGGTGCCATCAACGACCTGTCCGACGACCTGCGCCGACCGCTTCTGCTGAGCGTCGTCGACGGCCTGTCCAGCGCCGAGATCGCCGACCGGCTGGGCCTGAGCGCCGCAGCCGTGCGTCAACGCGTCGCACGTGCCCGCAAAGCGCTCGCCACCTGCCGCAAGGCGGGCATGGAAGCCGGCGACTGA
- a CDS encoding L-threonylcarbamoyladenylate synthase, which yields MAWSTAARLESVALLGAPGGMVVAPTKVGYIVMATDRAGLERKFDAKQRSRTKPGVVLVSSLDMLRRLAHLTPEIEALYERCWREDLLLGCILPWRESALALIPADGSGDLVMDARWTSCFVIRFGAPSEAIAADLWENHGLLTFASSANPSGQGNRGLISGIGERIERSADLLIEADDYVASNQPGVGADERFEQGVMVSMVDRAGTLVPEQHGQRSVTPAPTLIRRGLALERIMSLLAQQFPSWDYRHGEYY from the coding sequence ATGGCATGGAGCACGGCGGCGCGGCTGGAGTCGGTCGCGCTTCTCGGTGCGCCAGGAGGAATGGTCGTTGCTCCGACGAAGGTCGGCTACATCGTCATGGCGACCGATCGCGCGGGCCTCGAGCGCAAGTTCGACGCCAAGCAGCGCTCGCGCACGAAGCCGGGCGTCGTGCTGGTGAGTTCGCTCGACATGCTCCGGCGGCTGGCGCACCTGACGCCGGAGATCGAGGCGCTGTATGAGCGGTGCTGGCGGGAGGATCTTCTGCTCGGCTGCATCCTGCCCTGGCGGGAGAGTGCTCTGGCGCTGATCCCGGCGGACGGCTCGGGCGATCTGGTCATGGATGCGCGATGGACCTCGTGCTTCGTCATCCGCTTCGGGGCTCCCTCGGAGGCCATCGCTGCCGATCTCTGGGAGAACCACGGCCTGCTGACGTTCGCGAGTTCGGCGAACCCGTCCGGTCAGGGCAATCGGGGACTGATCTCCGGAATCGGCGAGCGGATCGAGCGCAGTGCCGACCTGCTCATCGAGGCGGACGATTACGTCGCATCGAACCAGCCCGGTGTGGGGGCGGACGAGCGGTTCGAGCAGGGAGTGATGGTCTCGATGGTCGATCGCGCAGGCACGCTCGTTCCCGAGCAGCACGGTCAGCGCTCGGTCACGCCCGCGCCGACGTTGATCCGGAGAGGGCTCGCGCTCGAGCGCATCATGTCGCTGCTCGCCCAACAGTTCCCGAGCTGGGACTACCGCCACGGCGAGTACTACTGA
- a CDS encoding TetR/AcrR family transcriptional regulator, giving the protein MNKRQQGMAETRRAIIEAAGAQFAAYGYEGASFARVAEAMGRPKSAIGYHQFASKAALAAAVVETQQERWRAIEAGLDRPHGLERLAAFLLATSLDARSCPIAAGATRLLHERAQVDADLPENFDWHGMIAAELNAAAQQAGRPEVPPYAPELVLGATFGVFETADDVDDAAFAARLASLWSPLFASFGLPDAESAVQRVIDEPHAALVR; this is encoded by the coding sequence ATGAACAAGCGGCAGCAGGGCATGGCCGAGACGCGACGCGCGATCATCGAGGCCGCCGGTGCGCAGTTCGCCGCTTACGGCTACGAGGGGGCGTCCTTCGCGCGCGTCGCCGAGGCCATGGGAAGGCCGAAGTCCGCTATCGGTTACCACCAGTTCGCTTCGAAAGCGGCGCTCGCAGCGGCCGTGGTGGAGACGCAGCAGGAGCGTTGGCGAGCCATCGAGGCGGGCCTGGATCGCCCGCACGGGCTCGAGCGGCTGGCTGCGTTCCTGTTGGCGACATCGCTGGACGCGCGGAGCTGTCCGATCGCGGCCGGCGCGACGCGTCTGCTGCACGAGCGCGCACAGGTGGATGCCGACCTGCCGGAGAACTTCGACTGGCACGGGATGATTGCGGCCGAGCTGAACGCTGCCGCGCAGCAGGCGGGCCGCCCCGAGGTCCCGCCGTACGCGCCCGAGCTGGTTCTCGGGGCGACGTTCGGGGTGTTCGAGACGGCCGACGACGTGGACGATGCGGCCTTCGCTGCGCGCCTGGCCTCGCTCTGGTCTCCGCTGTTCGCGTCGTTCGGCTTGCCGGATGCGGAGAGCGCCGTGCAGCGGGTGATCGACGAACCCCATGCGGCCCTCGTACGCTGA
- a CDS encoding manganese efflux pump MntP, whose amino-acid sequence MSFWALPLLAVGVSADAFAVALGKGLQLRSQIVRNALVLALAFGLAQALMPLLGYLLGSAFAAFIEPFDHWVAFALLAAVGVKMLWEALTPDKDGAEAGTSRLSTRETILLAVATSIDALAVGLSFAFLNFPVWIAVIAIGVVTFVLSFAAVLIGHRIGTRFRRPAEIVGGLVLIGIGTQILISHLTA is encoded by the coding sequence ATGTCGTTCTGGGCACTGCCTCTGCTCGCCGTCGGTGTCTCCGCCGATGCCTTCGCGGTCGCCCTCGGCAAGGGTCTGCAGCTGCGCTCCCAGATCGTGCGCAATGCCCTCGTGCTGGCGCTCGCGTTCGGTCTCGCGCAGGCGCTCATGCCGCTGCTCGGCTACCTGCTCGGAAGCGCTTTCGCCGCGTTCATCGAGCCGTTCGATCACTGGGTCGCCTTCGCGCTGCTCGCTGCGGTCGGGGTGAAGATGCTCTGGGAGGCGCTGACGCCGGACAAGGACGGTGCGGAAGCAGGAACCTCGCGCCTCTCGACGCGCGAGACGATCCTGCTCGCCGTGGCCACCTCGATCGACGCGCTCGCGGTGGGACTGAGCTTCGCGTTCTTGAACTTCCCGGTGTGGATCGCGGTCATCGCGATCGGCGTCGTGACGTTCGTGCTGTCGTTCGCTGCGGTGCTCATCGGGCACCGCATCGGCACCCGATTCCGTCGCCCGGCGGAGATCGTGGGTGGCCTCGTGCTGATCGGCATCGGCACGCAGATTCTGATCTCGCACCTCACCGCCTGA
- a CDS encoding alpha/beta hydrolase, producing the protein MSAWVPDILGLGFAQQTLPLDLAADDGPLVATLVRLLPHPFGRVFAPLRDVDVLYVHGWSDYFFQTELAQFWTRLGARFYALDLHRYGRSLREGQVPGYADSLDEYDADIAAALAAMGSRGNRRLVLLGHSTGGLTLSLWSARHPGIASALVLNSPWLEFQIGSFGRQAIAPLVQARARVQPRGSQPVVDLGFYTRAQTELGVLPVPGYREQWRPAQGFVTHPGWLHAVLEGHARIAAGVDVGAPAFVLLSTRSSSPIRWSEQMTSTDSVLVVDDIARAALKLGPLVTIARIEGAVHDVFLSAPEPRRRAYAELEQWARARFH; encoded by the coding sequence ATGAGCGCCTGGGTTCCCGACATCCTCGGGCTCGGGTTCGCGCAGCAGACCCTGCCTTTGGATCTCGCTGCGGACGACGGTCCGCTGGTGGCGACTCTCGTGCGATTGCTGCCGCATCCGTTCGGCCGGGTCTTCGCACCTCTGCGCGACGTCGACGTGCTGTACGTGCACGGGTGGTCGGACTACTTCTTCCAGACCGAGCTGGCCCAGTTCTGGACTCGTCTCGGTGCGCGCTTCTACGCCCTCGACCTGCACCGGTACGGTCGGAGCCTGCGCGAGGGGCAGGTGCCCGGCTATGCCGACAGCCTCGACGAGTACGACGCCGACATCGCCGCGGCGCTCGCCGCGATGGGGTCGCGCGGCAACAGGCGCCTCGTGCTGCTCGGACACTCCACCGGCGGGCTGACGCTGTCGCTGTGGTCCGCGCGCCACCCGGGCATCGCATCCGCGCTCGTGCTCAACAGTCCCTGGCTGGAGTTCCAGATCGGCTCGTTCGGGCGTCAGGCGATCGCGCCCCTCGTCCAAGCTCGAGCCCGCGTGCAGCCGCGCGGTTCGCAGCCCGTCGTTGACCTCGGGTTCTACACGCGGGCCCAGACCGAGCTCGGCGTGCTGCCGGTCCCGGGCTACCGCGAGCAGTGGCGCCCCGCGCAGGGTTTCGTGACACATCCCGGATGGCTGCACGCCGTCCTGGAGGGGCACGCCCGCATCGCCGCCGGTGTGGATGTGGGAGCGCCCGCCTTCGTCCTGCTCTCCACACGGTCGTCGTCGCCGATCCGGTGGAGCGAGCAGATGACCTCGACCGACTCAGTGCTGGTGGTCGACGACATCGCGCGCGCCGCCCTGAAGCTCGGCCCGCTCGTGACGATCGCGCGCATCGAAGGTGCCGTGCACGATGTCTTCCTGTCGGCGCCCGAACCGCGCCGCCGTGCGTACGCGGAGCTGGAACAGTGGGCGCGCGCACGCTTCCACTGA
- a CDS encoding FAD-dependent oxidoreductase, with protein sequence MTKLRLAIVGAGPAGIYAADILLKAERAFDVSIDLFEHLPAPYGLVRYGVAPDHPRIKGVITALRDVLDRGDIRLFGNVRFGEDITLDDLKKHYNAVIFATGAIRDADLDIPGIDAEGSYGAADFVSWFDGHPDVPRTWPLDASSVAVIGNGNVALDITRMLAKHAVDLLPTEIPDNVHAGLEASTITDVHVFGRRGPAQVKFTPLELRELGELRDVDMVVYDEDFDYDEASLAAIASNKQVKVIDRVLQEWRTRPGVNGAGGEASRRLHLHFWAKPVEVKKDAAGRVAALVYERTRPDGEGGVAGTGELRELPIQQLYRAVGYFGSPLPGVPFDERHGVIPNHEGQVLHPDSNEVVPGVYATGWIKRGPVGLIGHTKSDAMETVRHLINGQASWWQPEDASPEAIPALLAERGVRWTDLEGWHRLDEHEIALGAPVERARIKVVPRDEMVAISRGE encoded by the coding sequence ATGACCAAGCTCCGGCTGGCCATCGTCGGCGCAGGACCCGCGGGAATCTACGCGGCCGACATCCTGCTGAAGGCCGAGCGGGCGTTCGATGTGTCGATCGACCTGTTCGAGCACCTCCCCGCTCCCTACGGCCTCGTGCGCTACGGCGTGGCGCCCGACCACCCCCGGATCAAGGGCGTGATCACCGCCCTGCGCGACGTGCTCGACCGTGGCGACATCCGCCTGTTCGGCAACGTGCGCTTCGGTGAGGACATCACCCTCGACGACCTGAAGAAGCACTACAACGCCGTGATCTTCGCGACCGGAGCGATCCGCGACGCGGACCTCGACATCCCCGGCATCGACGCGGAGGGCTCCTACGGCGCCGCGGACTTCGTGAGCTGGTTCGACGGACACCCCGACGTGCCGCGCACCTGGCCGCTGGATGCCTCGTCGGTCGCCGTCATCGGCAACGGCAACGTCGCCCTCGATATCACCCGCATGCTCGCCAAGCATGCCGTCGATCTGCTGCCCACCGAGATCCCGGACAACGTGCACGCCGGCCTCGAGGCCTCCACGATCACCGACGTCCACGTGTTCGGGCGCCGCGGTCCCGCCCAGGTGAAGTTCACGCCGCTCGAGCTGCGAGAGCTCGGCGAGCTGCGCGACGTGGACATGGTCGTCTACGACGAGGACTTCGACTACGACGAGGCGTCGCTCGCCGCGATCGCGAGCAACAAGCAGGTCAAGGTCATCGACCGGGTGCTGCAGGAGTGGCGCACCCGTCCGGGCGTGAACGGTGCGGGCGGCGAAGCGTCTCGTCGGCTGCACCTGCACTTCTGGGCCAAGCCCGTCGAGGTGAAGAAGGATGCGGCGGGCCGTGTAGCGGCGTTGGTCTACGAGCGCACGCGTCCCGACGGTGAGGGCGGCGTCGCAGGTACCGGCGAGCTGCGCGAGCTCCCGATCCAGCAGCTGTACCGCGCCGTCGGATACTTCGGCTCACCGCTTCCCGGGGTCCCGTTCGACGAGCGTCACGGTGTCATCCCGAACCACGAGGGCCAGGTGCTGCACCCCGACTCGAACGAGGTCGTCCCCGGCGTCTACGCCACGGGTTGGATCAAGCGCGGACCGGTGGGCCTGATCGGGCACACGAAGTCCGACGCGATGGAGACGGTGCGTCACCTCATCAACGGGCAGGCATCGTGGTGGCAGCCGGAGGACGCCTCGCCGGAGGCGATCCCGGCCCTGCTCGCCGAGCGCGGCGTGCGCTGGACCGACCTCGAGGGATGGCACCGGCTCGATGAGCACGAGATCGCCCTCGGCGCCCCCGTCGAGCGCGCACGTATCAAGGTCGTGCCGCGCGACGAGATGGTGGCGATCTCCCGGGGCGAGTGA
- a CDS encoding polyprenyl synthetase family protein, with protein sequence MTRSPSAPGAHLANRLGLADRVFAGPVSRRLQKTVEDGLAKVEAHLAEELHVADALADATSRYLYEAGGKRVRPMLTVLTAQLGDGVNEQVIDAASALELTHLGSLYHDDVMDGADVRRGVPAAHSVWGNSVAILTGDLLFSRASQIMSRLGDKAMKLQADTFERLVLGQMHETVGLQAGDDPVDFYLQVLSDKTGSLIAASAQAGVLFSHAPLDYEQPLLTFGEKVGVAFQLLDDVIDLSADATETGKVPGTDLRAGVPTMPYLLLGRLEDAASVDLLARIDAGVAQIADGADPALLDEPLAELREHAATEQTLALAHEWSDAAVAALEPLPRGAVREALTRFADAVADRSS encoded by the coding sequence GTGACACGGAGCCCCTCTGCGCCTGGCGCGCACCTCGCGAACAGACTCGGTCTCGCCGATCGCGTCTTCGCCGGTCCCGTCTCCCGCCGACTGCAGAAGACCGTCGAAGACGGACTGGCCAAGGTCGAGGCCCACCTCGCCGAGGAGCTGCACGTGGCGGACGCGCTCGCCGATGCCACCAGCCGCTACCTCTACGAGGCGGGCGGCAAGCGGGTGCGCCCGATGCTGACGGTGCTCACCGCGCAGCTCGGCGACGGCGTCAATGAGCAGGTCATCGACGCCGCATCCGCTCTCGAGCTGACGCATCTCGGCTCGCTGTACCACGACGACGTCATGGACGGTGCGGACGTGCGCCGGGGTGTGCCCGCCGCGCACTCCGTCTGGGGCAACAGCGTCGCCATCCTCACCGGAGACCTGCTCTTCTCCCGCGCGAGCCAGATCATGTCTCGTCTGGGCGACAAGGCCATGAAGCTGCAGGCCGACACCTTCGAGCGCCTCGTTCTGGGACAGATGCACGAGACCGTCGGCCTCCAGGCGGGCGATGACCCCGTCGACTTCTACCTGCAGGTGCTGAGCGACAAGACGGGCTCGCTCATCGCGGCCTCCGCGCAGGCCGGCGTCCTGTTCTCGCACGCGCCGCTCGACTACGAGCAGCCGCTGCTGACCTTCGGCGAGAAGGTCGGGGTGGCGTTCCAGCTGCTCGATGATGTCATCGACCTCTCAGCGGATGCGACCGAGACCGGCAAGGTCCCCGGCACCGACCTGCGCGCGGGCGTGCCCACCATGCCGTACCTCCTGCTCGGACGCCTCGAGGATGCGGCATCCGTCGACCTGCTCGCGCGCATCGACGCCGGTGTGGCACAGATCGCCGACGGGGCCGACCCGGCACTGCTGGACGAACCGCTGGCGGAGTTGCGCGAACACGCCGCGACCGAGCAGACCCTGGCGCTCGCGCACGAGTGGTCGGATGCGGCGGTCGCTGCACTCGAGCCGCTCCCGCGCGGTGCGGTCCGCGAGGCGCTGACGCGGTTCGCGGACGCGGTCGCCGATCGCAGCAGCTGA
- a CDS encoding class I SAM-dependent methyltransferase, which translates to MFDEVAAGYDRTNTVLSLGNDRLWRVAATRAIAPRAGQRILDLAAGTGASAVALARSGADVVAADFSPGMIAEGVKRHGHIMNLTFQEADATALPFEDASFDTVTISFGLRNVNDPHAALAEMRRVTKPGGRLVVCEFSHPPHPLFAGLYRFYNDRVLPIVARRVSSNADAYDYLNESIKDWPDQRTLSAWIRDAGWVDVAHRDLTFGIVALHRARAPFADPAAN; encoded by the coding sequence ATGTTCGACGAGGTCGCCGCCGGCTACGACCGCACCAACACGGTGCTCAGCCTCGGCAACGACCGACTCTGGCGCGTCGCGGCGACGCGAGCGATCGCGCCGCGGGCCGGGCAGCGCATCCTCGACCTCGCCGCCGGCACCGGCGCGAGCGCGGTGGCCCTGGCCCGCAGCGGTGCGGACGTCGTCGCCGCCGACTTCTCGCCGGGGATGATCGCCGAGGGCGTGAAGCGCCACGGGCACATCATGAACCTCACCTTCCAGGAGGCGGATGCCACCGCCCTCCCGTTCGAGGACGCCTCGTTCGACACCGTCACGATCTCGTTCGGCCTGCGCAACGTCAACGACCCGCACGCGGCGCTCGCCGAGATGCGCCGCGTGACCAAGCCCGGTGGCCGTCTCGTGGTGTGCGAGTTCTCGCACCCGCCGCATCCGCTGTTTGCCGGTCTCTACCGCTTCTACAACGACCGCGTCCTGCCGATCGTCGCCCGCCGCGTCAGCTCGAACGCAGACGCCTACGACTATCTCAACGAGTCGATCAAGGACTGGCCCGACCAGCGCACGCTCAGCGCCTGGATTCGGGACGCGGGATGGGTGGACGTCGCGCACCGCGACCTCACATTCGGCATCGTGGCGCTGCATCGCGCGCGTGCGCCGTTCGCCGATCCCGCAGCGAACTGA
- a CDS encoding isochorismate synthase, translating into MRASRPRLLVETREIDPIDDLLAFTDPARPLVWQRRGEGMVGLGEPLALPFASDADARADRWRELASAAVVDDPLEIPGTGLVAFGALPFDRRSERPGALLVAPVVIGRRDGRSWLTRIRWSDEATIAPVATPYGAHWSATLGPGRQHPAGYIASVREAVAAITAGEVSKVVLARDLAGTVPAGSDLRRLVRALASGYPDTWAFAVDGLIGASPETLVTVEQGTVTARVLAGTTARGADPDADAAAALALATSTKDQDEHQFAVRSVLAALDPHTRALRSSEQPFTLKLPNVWHLATDVEGTLSDTASALDLVAALHPTAAVAGTPTPAALDVIRRLEPFDRGRYAGPVGWIDQAGDGEWAIALRCAQFDVADTGADISLTAYAGAGIVAASDPESELLETRVKFRPIVDALA; encoded by the coding sequence ATTCGTGCCTCGCGTCCTCGGCTGCTGGTCGAGACCCGCGAGATCGACCCGATCGACGATCTGCTGGCCTTCACCGACCCCGCGCGCCCCCTCGTGTGGCAGCGCCGGGGCGAGGGAATGGTAGGTCTCGGCGAGCCGCTCGCGCTCCCCTTCGCATCCGACGCCGATGCGCGGGCCGACCGCTGGCGAGAGCTGGCCTCGGCCGCGGTCGTGGACGACCCGCTCGAGATCCCCGGCACGGGTCTCGTCGCCTTCGGCGCGCTCCCCTTCGATCGCCGTTCTGAGAGGCCGGGCGCCCTGCTCGTCGCCCCGGTCGTGATCGGGCGCCGCGACGGCCGCTCCTGGCTCACCCGCATCCGCTGGAGCGACGAGGCGACCATCGCCCCCGTGGCGACGCCCTACGGCGCGCACTGGTCCGCCACCTTGGGACCTGGCCGCCAGCATCCCGCCGGCTACATCGCCTCGGTCCGCGAGGCCGTCGCCGCGATCACGGCGGGCGAGGTCAGCAAGGTCGTGCTCGCGCGAGATCTCGCCGGCACCGTGCCCGCCGGCTCCGACCTGCGCCGCCTCGTACGTGCCCTTGCCTCCGGCTACCCCGACACCTGGGCGTTCGCCGTCGACGGGCTGATCGGCGCCAGTCCCGAGACCCTCGTGACCGTCGAGCAGGGCACCGTCACCGCCCGCGTGCTCGCCGGGACCACGGCCCGCGGCGCGGATCCGGACGCGGATGCGGCCGCCGCGCTCGCCCTCGCGACCAGCACGAAGGATCAGGACGAGCATCAGTTCGCGGTGCGCAGCGTCCTGGCAGCCCTCGATCCGCACACCCGCGCACTGCGCTCGAGCGAGCAGCCGTTCACGCTCAAGCTGCCGAACGTCTGGCACCTGGCGACCGACGTCGAAGGCACGCTCTCCGACACGGCATCCGCCCTGGATCTCGTCGCGGCGCTGCACCCGACGGCTGCCGTCGCCGGCACCCCGACACCGGCCGCCCTCGACGTCATCCGCCGTCTGGAGCCCTTCGACCGCGGTCGCTACGCGGGCCCCGTCGGATGGATCGATCAGGCCGGCGACGGCGAATGGGCCATCGCGCTGCGCTGCGCACAGTTCGACGTCGCCGACACGGGCGCCGACATCTCCCTGACCGCCTACGCGGGTGCCGGCATCGTCGCCGCGAGCGACCCGGAGTCCGAGCTGCTGGAGACGCGCGTGAAGTTCCGGCCGATCGTCGACGCACTCGCCTGA
- the menD gene encoding 2-succinyl-5-enolpyruvyl-6-hydroxy-3-cyclohexene-1-carboxylic-acid synthase has protein sequence MTTPEDAGRAPATDAAAALLARLLERGVEHIVVSPGSRSQALALVAAAAETSGRVRVHVRIDERVAGFTALGIGRESGVAAAVVCTSGTAVANLMPAALEAHHAGVPLLLLTADRPPELRGVGANQTTRQPGLFQPATRLDIDAPVPDAIDPDGSSPQSRMFRRLADDAFDAAHGAGTRPAGPVHVNLPFREPLAGALPAWFEGSGADDSASQEEEPASGALYQGGGGIGESDVPEEPGTAPLLLARGPRTVVIAGADAGGEAERVSYEGGWPLIAEIVSGARFGRLLVHGYRQALSDPELGGRVERAVVWGHPTLSREVTALLRRDDVEVIAVRGPGEPLNLNGRTTAVDAVAVAPGDADRAWLGEWMRISRAASVDLSPPAPDADGLASAVPRERLSAVSAELDVLRAPLDRAALVDAVWRASWPHDRLVFGSSRLVRVADQVLGGKKVPVHANRGLAGIDGTVATATGVAIASQDEGRPGVTRVLLGDLTLLHDVGALLLPSAEAEPRIQVIVGNDGGGTIFDGLEVASVADAAAIDRVQYTPQSVRLEHLALAYGWEYRRITTRSALDQALTSPAGGRQLIEVPLER, from the coding sequence ATGACGACGCCTGAAGACGCCGGCCGTGCGCCGGCGACGGATGCGGCTGCGGCGCTGCTCGCGCGGCTTCTGGAGCGGGGTGTCGAGCACATCGTGGTGAGCCCCGGCTCGCGGTCGCAGGCGCTCGCACTCGTCGCCGCTGCCGCCGAGACCTCGGGGCGCGTGCGTGTGCACGTCCGCATCGACGAGCGGGTCGCTGGCTTCACCGCCCTCGGGATCGGGCGGGAGTCCGGCGTGGCTGCGGCCGTGGTCTGCACCTCGGGCACCGCTGTCGCGAACCTCATGCCGGCGGCCCTCGAGGCGCATCACGCGGGCGTCCCGCTCCTGCTGCTCACCGCCGACAGGCCCCCGGAACTGCGCGGCGTCGGAGCGAACCAGACCACCCGCCAGCCGGGGCTGTTCCAACCCGCGACGCGTCTCGACATCGACGCGCCGGTGCCCGACGCGATCGACCCCGACGGTTCGTCACCGCAGAGCCGGATGTTCCGCCGGCTCGCCGATGACGCCTTCGACGCCGCTCACGGCGCCGGCACCCGCCCCGCCGGGCCCGTGCACGTCAATCTGCCCTTCCGCGAGCCGCTGGCAGGCGCCCTTCCCGCGTGGTTCGAGGGCTCCGGCGCCGACGACTCCGCCTCGCAAGAGGAGGAACCCGCATCCGGGGCGCTCTACCAGGGCGGCGGCGGGATCGGCGAGTCCGACGTTCCCGAGGAGCCCGGCACCGCTCCGCTGCTGCTGGCGCGCGGGCCGCGAACGGTCGTGATCGCGGGGGCGGATGCGGGAGGCGAGGCCGAGCGCGTGTCGTACGAGGGCGGCTGGCCGCTCATCGCGGAGATCGTCAGCGGGGCCCGGTTCGGGCGCCTGCTCGTGCACGGCTACCGGCAGGCGCTGTCGGATCCCGAACTCGGCGGGCGCGTCGAGCGCGCCGTCGTGTGGGGCCATCCCACGCTGAGCCGAGAGGTCACGGCCCTCCTGCGGCGCGACGACGTCGAGGTCATCGCGGTGCGCGGCCCCGGCGAGCCGTTGAACCTCAACGGTCGCACGACCGCCGTGGATGCGGTCGCCGTCGCACCCGGCGACGCCGATCGTGCATGGCTCGGCGAGTGGATGCGCATCTCCCGTGCCGCATCGGTCGATCTCTCTCCTCCCGCGCCCGACGCGGACGGGCTCGCCTCCGCCGTGCCGCGCGAGAGGCTTTCGGCGGTCTCGGCCGAGCTCGACGTCCTGCGGGCGCCGCTCGATCGCGCGGCGCTCGTCGACGCCGTGTGGCGCGCGAGCTGGCCGCACGACCGTCTGGTCTTCGGTTCTTCCCGCCTCGTCCGCGTCGCCGATCAGGTACTCGGCGGCAAGAAGGTGCCGGTGCACGCGAACCGTGGCCTCGCCGGCATCGACGGCACGGTCGCGACCGCGACGGGCGTGGCGATCGCGAGCCAGGACGAGGGCCGCCCGGGCGTGACCCGCGTGCTGCTGGGGGACCTGACGCTCCTGCACGACGTCGGCGCTCTGCTGCTGCCCTCGGCGGAGGCAGAGCCCCGCATCCAGGTGATCGTGGGCAACGACGGCGGCGGCACGATCTTCGACGGGCTCGAGGTCGCGAGCGTCGCGGATGCGGCCGCCATCGACCGCGTGCAGTACACGCCCCAGTCGGTGCGGCTGGAGCATCTCGCGCTCGCCTACGGGTGGGAGTATCGCCGGATCACCACGCGGTCGGCGCTCGATCAGGCGCTGACCTCGCCCGCCGGCGGCCGGCAGCTCATCGAGGTGCCGCTGGAGCGCTGA
- a CDS encoding PLDc N-terminal domain-containing protein produces MVRLLLILALVAVVFWVYTVVDCAVQPASRHRGVSKGTWIVIVILLPVVGGILWFVTGRARKNAAPVRRAPDDDPDFLRTIGSISDQDERIRRLEEELAQLDSDDDTPRSPEAPGHPAPRRPDEDEPR; encoded by the coding sequence ATGGTCCGGCTCCTGCTCATTCTGGCGCTGGTTGCCGTCGTCTTCTGGGTCTACACGGTCGTGGACTGCGCGGTGCAACCGGCATCGCGCCACCGCGGCGTGAGCAAGGGCACCTGGATCGTCATCGTCATCCTGCTGCCGGTGGTCGGCGGCATCCTGTGGTTCGTGACGGGACGGGCGCGCAAGAACGCGGCACCGGTGCGCCGGGCGCCCGACGACGACCCGGACTTCCTGCGCACGATCGGCTCGATCAGTGATCAGGACGAGCGCATCCGCCGGCTGGAAGAGGAGCTGGCTCAGCTCGACTCCGACGACGACACGCCCCGCTCGCCGGAGGCGCCGGGGCATCCCGCGCCGCGCCGGCCCGACGAGGACGAGCCGCGCTGA